Proteins from a genomic interval of Micromonospora sp. NBC_00389:
- a CDS encoding metallophosphoesterase family protein, producing the protein MTLSTSTGAPGLVRRRVVAGVAAGVLGMAAALGSGLTATASAAESTTITGVILGIGANETQRVVTWYSSADTAQKIQLAPTAEIVNGEFPASAVSFDAVGAANTSTTGFNRHATISNLRENTAYSYRVGAEGSWSAAYAFKTQDFEGDYDFLFFGDPQIGSSGDRLKDQAGWEETLKVATAANPNAELLVSGGDHVESANDEGQWTSFLAPDQLRQYPLVATIGNHDVGGKSYEQHHFTPNTDRTAPYYDNGNPAGTKSGGDYWFVYKDVLFIDINSNSYKVPAEGGNVGDAAHVSYITDVINKHGSEAKWKVLVYHHSIYSPASHATDTDNKDRREHFTTAFSNLGIDMVLQGHDHSYSRSYSIKNGQKENPAEQPGAADVFPGPGGVIYVTANSASGSKYYDIKKPDSTGTGIRGNGPDPLDPGKYWYNSVQNQEHVRSYVKVQVRGDKLVLQNLRSGTCAAPNAAVENGNAPCNNTAEGQPVGSIVDKVTVHPFNGDGQAIQVNVPNPAPGEFGWTIDGYNGLVDLGTAQERDGTYFEANGKINPILVSDSRRSLAPWSISANVGDFQDADKTFSGSYLGWTPYVLDAGAGAEAGAPVLSGFDDQGKGLSVSSGLGAAVQGHPRGGAKLGADLDLKIPDSIAKGSYRATLTITALSS; encoded by the coding sequence ATGACATTGAGCACCTCGACAGGGGCCCCCGGGCTCGTGCGGCGGCGCGTCGTCGCCGGGGTCGCCGCGGGCGTCCTCGGAATGGCCGCAGCCCTCGGTAGCGGCCTGACGGCCACCGCCAGCGCGGCCGAGTCCACCACGATCACCGGCGTCATCCTCGGCATCGGCGCCAACGAGACGCAGCGCGTCGTGACCTGGTACTCCTCCGCCGACACCGCGCAGAAGATCCAGCTCGCCCCGACCGCCGAGATCGTGAACGGTGAGTTCCCCGCCAGTGCCGTCAGCTTCGACGCCGTCGGTGCCGCGAACACCTCCACCACCGGCTTCAACCGGCACGCCACGATCAGCAACCTGCGCGAGAACACGGCGTACTCGTACCGGGTCGGCGCCGAGGGCAGCTGGTCCGCGGCGTACGCCTTCAAGACGCAGGACTTCGAGGGCGACTACGACTTCCTGTTCTTCGGCGACCCCCAGATCGGTTCCTCCGGTGACCGGCTGAAGGACCAGGCCGGCTGGGAGGAGACCCTGAAGGTCGCCACCGCGGCGAACCCGAACGCCGAACTGCTGGTGTCGGGCGGCGACCACGTCGAGAGCGCCAACGACGAGGGTCAATGGACCTCGTTCCTGGCGCCCGACCAGCTGCGTCAGTACCCGCTCGTGGCCACCATCGGTAACCACGACGTCGGCGGCAAGTCCTACGAGCAGCACCACTTCACCCCGAACACCGACCGCACGGCCCCGTACTACGACAACGGGAACCCGGCGGGCACCAAGTCCGGTGGTGACTACTGGTTCGTCTACAAGGACGTGCTGTTCATCGACATCAACAGCAACAGCTACAAGGTGCCCGCCGAGGGCGGCAACGTCGGCGACGCGGCGCACGTCTCGTACATCACCGACGTGATCAACAAGCACGGCTCCGAGGCCAAGTGGAAGGTGCTGGTCTACCACCACTCGATCTACTCGCCGGCCAGCCACGCCACCGACACGGACAACAAGGACCGTCGTGAGCACTTCACGACCGCCTTCTCGAACCTCGGCATCGACATGGTGCTGCAGGGTCACGACCACAGCTACTCCCGCAGCTACTCGATCAAGAACGGCCAGAAGGAGAACCCGGCCGAGCAGCCCGGCGCTGCCGACGTGTTCCCCGGCCCGGGCGGCGTCATCTACGTGACGGCGAACTCGGCCTCCGGCTCGAAGTACTACGACATCAAGAAGCCGGACAGCACCGGCACGGGCATCCGCGGTAACGGTCCCGACCCGCTGGACCCGGGCAAGTACTGGTACAACTCGGTGCAGAACCAGGAGCACGTCCGCAGCTACGTCAAGGTGCAGGTGCGAGGCGACAAGCTGGTTCTGCAGAACCTCCGCAGCGGCACGTGCGCGGCGCCGAACGCGGCGGTCGAGAACGGCAACGCCCCATGCAACAACACCGCCGAGGGTCAGCCGGTCGGCTCGATCGTCGACAAGGTGACGGTGCACCCGTTCAACGGTGACGGCCAGGCCATCCAGGTGAACGTGCCGAACCCGGCTCCGGGTGAGTTCGGCTGGACGATCGACGGCTACAACGGCCTGGTCGACCTCGGTACCGCGCAGGAGCGCGACGGCACCTACTTCGAGGCAAACGGCAAGATCAACCCGATCCTCGTGTCGGACAGCCGTCGATCGCTCGCCCCGTGGTCGATCTCGGCCAACGTGGGTGACTTCCAGGACGCCGACAAGACGTTCTCCGGCTCCTACCTGGGCTGGACCCCGTACGTGCTCGACGCTGGCGCTGGTGCCGAGGCCGGTGCTCCGGTCCTGTCGGGCTTCGACGACCAGGGCAAGGGCCTCTCGGTTTCGAGCGGCCTCGGTGCGGCCGTGCAGGGCCACCCCCGGGGCGGCGCCAAGCTCGGCGCTGACCTGGACCTGAAGATCCCGGACAGCATCGCGAAGGGTAGCTACCGCGCCACCCTCACGATCACTGCGCTGAGCAGCTGA
- a CDS encoding TioE family transcriptional regulator, whose protein sequence is MDLAREHGISSQAVRNYERDGVIPAARRTPSGYRAYTEVHAAALRAYLALVAGHGYATAGEIMRAAVRGDLDAALRAVDSSHAQLLRDRETLDAVEATIGVLTAAPTPSPPGRPLTVGDLAHRLGVTPATLRKWERAGILSPARDRAAGQRLYGPDDVRDAELAHLLRRGGYLLEHIATVMRQVRAADGPGPLAASLHTWRQRLATRGHAMLVAAGHLAGYPAATGP, encoded by the coding sequence GTGGACCTGGCCCGGGAGCACGGCATCTCCAGCCAGGCGGTCCGCAACTACGAGCGCGACGGCGTCATCCCCGCCGCCCGGCGCACGCCGAGCGGCTACCGCGCGTACACCGAGGTGCACGCCGCGGCGTTGCGCGCCTACCTGGCGCTCGTCGCGGGGCACGGGTACGCGACCGCCGGCGAGATCATGCGGGCGGCGGTCCGCGGTGACCTGGACGCCGCCCTGCGCGCCGTCGACAGCAGTCACGCCCAACTGCTACGGGACCGCGAGACGCTCGACGCCGTCGAGGCGACGATCGGGGTGCTCACCGCGGCACCGACCCCCAGCCCGCCCGGCCGGCCGCTGACCGTCGGCGACCTCGCCCACCGGCTCGGCGTGACACCCGCGACCCTGCGGAAGTGGGAGAGGGCAGGCATCCTGTCCCCGGCGCGCGACCGCGCCGCCGGGCAGCGGCTGTACGGCCCCGACGACGTCCGCGACGCCGAACTGGCCCACCTTCTGCGCCGGGGCGGTTACCTGCTGGAGCACATCGCGACCGTGATGCGGCAGGTACGCGCCGCCGACGGTCCCGGCCCACTGGCGGCCTCCCTGCACACCTGGCGGCAGCGGCTGGCCACCCGCGGCCACGCGATGCTGGTGGCCGCCGGCCACCTTGCCGGCTACCCGGCGGCGACCGGACCGTGA
- a CDS encoding HAD family hydrolase, whose amino-acid sequence MSLTVPPGEFEAYLFDCDGTIVDSMPLHYLAWQRALDEWGCEFPEELFYAWGGRPVADIIATLNERHGLAMPVATVTERRESYYQELLPQLAAVPEVLAHIHDAHQRVPFAVVSGSTRASVTASLDALGLLDRFDVLVCADDYTRAKPDPEAFLLAASHLGVPPGSCLVFEDTDLGIQAATAAGMASVRVPQPRDR is encoded by the coding sequence GTGAGTCTGACCGTGCCACCCGGCGAGTTCGAGGCGTACCTGTTCGACTGCGACGGCACCATCGTCGACTCGATGCCACTGCACTATCTGGCCTGGCAGCGGGCACTGGACGAGTGGGGCTGCGAGTTCCCGGAGGAGCTGTTCTACGCCTGGGGTGGCCGGCCGGTGGCCGACATCATCGCCACCCTGAACGAGCGGCACGGTCTGGCCATGCCGGTGGCGACCGTCACCGAGCGCCGGGAGAGCTACTACCAGGAGCTGCTGCCGCAGCTCGCCGCCGTGCCCGAGGTGCTGGCGCACATCCACGACGCGCACCAGAGGGTCCCGTTCGCCGTCGTCTCCGGCAGCACCCGGGCCTCGGTCACCGCATCCCTCGACGCGCTCGGCCTGCTCGACCGGTTTGACGTGCTGGTATGCGCCGACGACTACACGCGGGCCAAGCCGGACCCGGAAGCCTTCCTGCTCGCGGCGTCACACCTCGGCGTACCCCCGGGGTCCTGCCTGGTCTTCGAGGACACCGACCTGGGCATTCAGGCCGCCACCGCGGCCGGCATGGCGTCGGTACGCGTGCCGCAACCCCGCGATCGCTGA
- a CDS encoding YoaK family protein: MHAPSRQTTAGLLVVLAAASGCLDVICLTRLNGYFASVITGNLVQFGHAIATANARSLAGAVAAVGGYALGVAGATLPLRHGGPGWNRRTAVVAAAEAVLLLGFTAGWLGCAARPGYAAGLVLLGVASVASGMQSVITIGAGIRGASTTYLTGSLTNMVRRRVLDPHWFADVGGLGRLAGLVGGAVLGTVVLRLAPTWAPALAAALVVAVVAVAVGLTRRAVAAVPQSPDRDRPSFRP, from the coding sequence GTGCACGCTCCGTCGAGGCAGACCACGGCCGGGCTTCTGGTGGTGCTGGCCGCGGCCTCCGGCTGCCTCGACGTGATCTGCCTGACCCGGCTCAACGGGTACTTCGCCAGCGTGATCACCGGCAATCTGGTGCAGTTCGGCCACGCGATCGCCACGGCGAATGCCCGCTCGCTCGCCGGTGCCGTGGCGGCGGTGGGCGGTTACGCGCTCGGCGTGGCCGGTGCCACGCTGCCGTTACGCCACGGCGGACCGGGGTGGAACCGCCGTACCGCAGTGGTCGCGGCGGCCGAGGCGGTGCTGCTGCTCGGATTCACGGCGGGCTGGCTGGGCTGCGCGGCGCGTCCCGGGTACGCCGCCGGGCTCGTGCTGCTCGGGGTGGCGTCCGTGGCGAGTGGCATGCAGAGCGTGATCACCATCGGCGCCGGCATCCGGGGTGCCTCGACCACCTATCTGACCGGCTCGCTGACCAACATGGTCCGGCGTCGCGTCCTCGACCCACACTGGTTCGCGGACGTGGGTGGCCTCGGCCGGTTGGCGGGACTGGTCGGCGGCGCCGTACTCGGCACGGTGGTGCTGCGTCTGGCACCGACCTGGGCACCCGCGCTGGCGGCGGCACTGGTGGTCGCGGTCGTCGCGGTCGCCGTCGGCCTGACCCGCCGGGCGGTGGCCGCCGTCCCGCAATCGCCGGACCGGGACCGCCCCTCCTTCAGGCCGTGA
- a CDS encoding quinone oxidoreductase family protein: protein MVDGDVPERMQAAAFDEFGGPEVITLRILPVPEIADDEVLIKVWSAGVGVWDAYERQGTLVPEGAAFPIVPGPDGAGTVAAAGSQVTNVAVGDLVYVSANTRPKGGFYAEYAVAKAQYVAKLPEGVSVEHAGAMPTDALTALAGLDALSLSAGAWLLIFGASGGQGHLAVQLAKRQGLNVIAVASGPDGVALVTRLGADVSLDGHGDLTQVLARIREAAPDGVDGILAMAGGKTLHRLTEALSDGGVVAYPHGVQPEPSERPGVPVRAYDGAANLRQLQRLNELIEAAPFEVHVAETFPLGKVVEAHRRLQTSYQGKLLLKVS from the coding sequence ATGGTTGACGGGGATGTGCCCGAGCGGATGCAGGCCGCGGCCTTCGACGAGTTCGGCGGGCCGGAGGTGATCACCCTCCGGATCCTGCCGGTGCCGGAGATCGCCGATGACGAGGTGCTGATCAAGGTGTGGAGCGCCGGCGTGGGGGTGTGGGACGCCTACGAGCGCCAGGGCACGCTGGTGCCCGAGGGCGCCGCGTTCCCGATCGTGCCCGGTCCGGACGGTGCCGGAACGGTGGCCGCCGCCGGCAGCCAGGTGACCAACGTCGCGGTGGGTGACCTGGTCTACGTGTCCGCCAACACCAGGCCGAAAGGCGGCTTCTACGCCGAGTACGCGGTGGCGAAGGCGCAGTACGTCGCGAAGCTGCCCGAAGGCGTGTCGGTGGAGCACGCCGGCGCCATGCCCACCGACGCGTTGACCGCGCTGGCGGGGCTGGACGCCCTGAGTCTGTCGGCCGGTGCCTGGCTGCTGATCTTCGGCGCGAGCGGCGGGCAGGGCCACCTGGCCGTGCAGCTGGCCAAGCGGCAGGGGCTCAACGTGATCGCGGTGGCCTCCGGGCCGGACGGGGTGGCGTTGGTGACCCGGCTCGGCGCCGACGTGTCTCTCGACGGCCACGGCGACCTGACCCAGGTGCTGGCGCGGATCCGGGAAGCGGCCCCGGATGGAGTGGACGGCATCCTGGCGATGGCTGGCGGCAAGACGCTGCACCGGCTCACCGAGGCGCTGTCCGACGGCGGTGTGGTCGCGTACCCCCATGGTGTGCAGCCCGAGCCGAGCGAACGGCCCGGCGTGCCGGTCCGGGCGTACGACGGTGCGGCCAACCTCCGGCAGTTGCAGCGCCTCAACGAGCTCATCGAGGCGGCACCGTTCGAGGTGCACGTCGCCGAGACGTTCCCGCTGGGCAAGGTGGTGGAGGCACACCGCCGGCTGCAGACCTCCTACCAGGGCAAGCTGCTGCTGAAGGTCAGCTAG
- a CDS encoding WxL protein peptidoglycan domain-containing protein: MHASVTRWKTTTATFLRTTALALLATSAVAGLAAGPALAAEGDVAWTVRTASNSYGAARSSYSYNVNPGGVVEDAMVVANRGPVPLNLSVYAADGFTTGAGQLDLLTRDKKSVAIGAWSHAGTGTVAIQPGKTAQVPFKISIPDNATPGDYVGGILTSLTQADQAEGINVDRRLGIRIKLRVGGELKPSLAIEDLHVKYAGTVNPFSKGDATVAYKIHNTGNAALSGQQAVSISGPFGSLRVKAGGVAAPPELLPGESWNVSVPVHGMAPAVRLAATATLTPLLTDASGSTTSLKPVQATAHGWALPWMLVLVLLVLIAVLVGALLYRRRNRVRRTEREDARVRDAVEQALRGQEAQTS, encoded by the coding sequence ATGCACGCGTCCGTAACGCGCTGGAAGACCACGACCGCGACATTCCTTCGTACGACCGCTCTCGCCCTGCTCGCCACCTCCGCCGTCGCCGGCCTGGCCGCAGGCCCCGCCCTGGCAGCGGAAGGTGATGTCGCCTGGACGGTCCGGACGGCCTCCAACAGCTACGGCGCCGCCCGGTCCAGCTACAGCTACAACGTCAACCCCGGTGGAGTGGTTGAGGACGCGATGGTCGTCGCCAACCGCGGCCCGGTGCCGCTGAACCTTTCCGTGTACGCCGCCGACGGCTTCACGACCGGCGCCGGTCAGCTCGACCTGCTCACCCGGGACAAGAAGTCCGTCGCGATCGGGGCGTGGTCGCACGCCGGCACCGGCACCGTCGCGATCCAGCCCGGGAAGACCGCCCAGGTCCCCTTCAAGATCAGCATTCCGGACAATGCCACGCCCGGTGACTACGTCGGCGGCATCCTCACCTCGCTGACGCAGGCCGACCAGGCTGAGGGCATCAACGTGGACCGGCGCCTCGGTATCCGGATCAAACTGCGGGTCGGCGGTGAGCTGAAGCCGAGCCTCGCCATCGAGGACCTGCACGTGAAGTACGCCGGCACGGTCAACCCGTTCAGCAAGGGCGACGCCACCGTCGCCTACAAGATCCACAACACCGGCAACGCCGCCCTGTCCGGCCAGCAGGCAGTGTCGATCTCGGGCCCATTCGGGTCGCTGCGGGTCAAGGCGGGCGGGGTCGCAGCCCCGCCGGAGCTGCTTCCGGGTGAGAGCTGGAACGTGAGCGTGCCCGTGCACGGCATGGCTCCCGCGGTCCGGCTGGCGGCGACCGCAACCCTCACACCGCTGCTCACCGACGCGTCAGGCTCCACCACCTCGCTCAAGCCGGTCCAGGCCACGGCGCACGGCTGGGCACTGCCGTGGATGCTGGTGCTGGTGCTCCTCGTACTGATCGCCGTTCTCGTCGGGGCGCTCCTGTACCGGCGTCGCAACCGCGTCCGGCGCACGGAGCGCGAGGACGCTCGGGTGCGCGACGCCGTCGAGCAGGCGCTCCGGGGTCAGGAGGCGCAGACGTCCTGA
- a CDS encoding DUF6194 family protein has translation MASSSMPAAWSFDLGADDIADLILALPEVTVVRADEASGAPQSSWGDRFFFVGPDHRRPFATLVGQDTTGFDEDSKLNRPGVFRLNLDLGREEFERRFGHPPAQVAEHRSAVDFTALDQVVPHPAYGTHGWACVLNPGPRSLSEVDRLLAHAHHRALRRHQRSLDRQHRPD, from the coding sequence ATGGCTTCTTCATCAATGCCCGCCGCCTGGTCGTTCGACCTCGGTGCCGACGACATCGCCGACCTCATCCTCGCCCTGCCCGAGGTGACCGTCGTACGGGCCGACGAGGCGTCCGGTGCCCCGCAGTCCAGTTGGGGCGACCGGTTCTTCTTCGTCGGCCCGGACCACCGCCGCCCGTTCGCCACCCTGGTCGGGCAGGACACCACCGGCTTCGACGAGGACTCGAAGCTCAACCGGCCGGGCGTCTTCCGGCTCAACCTGGACCTCGGCCGCGAGGAGTTCGAGCGCCGGTTCGGCCACCCACCGGCGCAGGTCGCCGAGCACCGTTCCGCGGTCGACTTCACCGCCCTCGACCAGGTCGTTCCCCATCCCGCCTACGGCACCCACGGGTGGGCGTGCGTGCTCAACCCAGGCCCGCGCAGCCTGAGCGAGGTCGACCGGTTGCTCGCGCACGCGCATCACCGGGCGCTGCGGCGGCACCAACGCTCGCTGGACCGGCAGCACCGCCCGGACTGA